A stretch of the Lolium perenne isolate Kyuss_39 chromosome 3, Kyuss_2.0, whole genome shotgun sequence genome encodes the following:
- the LOC127345817 gene encoding two-component response regulator ORR4, producing the protein MTVVDAESRFHVLAVDDSIIDRKLIEMLLKTSSYQVTTVDSGSKALEVLGLREEGDDSSPSSSSSSPDHQEVGVNLIITDYCMPGMTGYDLLRRVKGSSSLKDIPVVIMSSENVPARINRCLEDGAEEFFLKPVKLADMKKLKSHLVRRKQPQLQPQEKPLPQQQKPEPLPQQQKPEPVPQEQKPDQASQQPAEDAPTPEVVAVSECSKKRKAAAIEPEVLSSPVTTNPRLPSSGLAVET; encoded by the exons ATGACGGTGGTCGACGCCGAGTCCCGGTTCCACGTCTTGGCGGTGGACGACAGCATCATCGACAGGAAGCTCATCGAGATGCTGCTCAAGACCTCCTCCTACCAAG TGACCACGGTGGATTCCGGGAGCAAGGCGCTGGAGGTGCTAGGACTGAGAGAGGAGGGAGACGACTCATcaccctcttcttcctcctcctcccccgaCCATCAG GAGGTGGGCGTGAATTTGATCATCACTGACTACTGCATGCCTGGCATGACAGGATACGATCTGCTGAGGCGGGTCAAG GGCTCATCTTCACTCAAGGATATACCGGTGGTGATCATGTCTTCCGAGAATGTGCCTGCCAGGATCAACAG GTGCTTGGAAGATGGCGCGGAGGAGTTCTTCCTGAAGCCCGTGAAGCTCGCCGACATGAAGAAGCTCAAGTCTCACCTGGTCAGGCGGAAGCAGCCCCAGCTCCAGCCACAAGAGAAGCCACTGCCGCAGCAGCAGAAGCCAGAGCCATTGCCGCAGCAGCAGAAGCCAGAGCCAGTGCCGCAGGAGCAGAAACCGGATCAAGCATCCCAGCAGCCGGCGGAGGATGCGCCGACGCCTGAAGTGGTCGCCGTCAGTGAGTGCAGCAAGAAGAGGAAGGCGGCAGCGATAGAGCCGGAGGTGTTGTCGTCGCCGGTGACCACGAATCCCAGACTGCCCAGCAGCGGGCTGGCAGTGGAGACCTGA